The Phalacrocorax aristotelis chromosome 2, bGulAri2.1, whole genome shotgun sequence region CCCGTCGccagtggtgttcctcagggctccaTTCTAGGACCAATTCTGTTCAAGATCTTTATCAATGCACTGGATGAAGGAGTTGAAGGCACCATTAtcaagtttgctgatggtacCAAAGTGGGAGGTGCTGTTGGCTCTCCtgagggacaagaggccttgcagagggatctagagaGACTGGAGCATTGGGCAACCATCGCTGGCACGAAATTTAACCAGTGCAAATGCCGGCTTCTGCACCTGGCATGGAGTAACACTGGACACAAGGCcagactgggagaggagtggctggagagcagccctgcaggaaggggtctgtgggtgctggctgacagcaggcTCGAGGGGAGTCAgcggtgtgccctggcagccaagggggcAAACCCTACactggggtgcatcaaacacagcacacCCATCTTCCTGCAGGAGGTGATTATCCCGCTGTACGCAGGATTGCTGTGGCCTCCCCTCAagtcctgtgtgcagttctgggccccaccaCTTCAGAAGGATGTGAAAGACCTTGAATACAtgcagaggagggcaacaaagctggtgacaggCTGGAAGGCCCGTCCTGTGAGGGGCGGCTAAGGACAATGGGCTTGTCtactttggagaaaaggaggctgagggagaacctcattgctctctccAGCTTCCGGAGCAGGAAAAGGGGCGAGGGAGGtgctgagttcttctccgtgggatccagtgacaggatTTGTGGGAATGCTTCAAAGCCGcattcaggttcctcaggtggtcacaaacctgatctccccttacagtgggaggggctttaccCCCCTGGTCCCCATCCTGCGGTCCATATAGTCCAGATGGAGCAGCGAAGACTGAAGTCTTCAGTGAAGTCTTCttccagtgaagactgaggcagaaatctgttgagtacctcagccttctcctcatctcttGATAGATACTAGGTCACCATTCTTGTTCTTTGGGGGGGTACGCTCTCTTTAACCTTCCTTTACTGGTTGACATACTTACAGAATCCCTTCtggttattctttgcatcccttaccaaattcagctccagccacaccttggccctcctgaatccatccctacacaaccggTCTGTACggctgttttgtttctctctgtagAGTtgcttctctcacatattctcgCTCCTCTCCTCTGGCTCCTGTTGCGCAGCAGTTTTTccacttttcaaatatgttatcccagaagCACTACCACCGTCACTGCTTGTGCCGGCCTTTGCCTGCAGTGGATCCCTCTTAGAGCCAGGCGGCACTGGGTCTATCAGCCATGGGCAAGAGTCCTGTATGCTGTCGCAGAAGCCACCCTGTAGCCCCCAggccactaccaaaaccttgcaattgtcatggtttagccccagtcagcaactggtcaccacacagccgctcgctcactcccccccgtCACCTCTGGGAAGGGAGACAATTGGAAGAGACACAGTAAGAAATCCcatgggttcagataagaacagtttaataattgtaATAAGACAGTAATGGTAATAGTAATAAAAGAATATCATTCAAAGGAAAGtaacaagagagaaagagagaggtgaaaccttgggaggatgggggaaaaaaccaaagaccAAGTAATGCAAAGCATACCACCTACCAAACATCACCGCAGGTCCACGAGCTGAGATTGTAGCTGCAACTGGCCATCTTCCCCAGTCAgactgggcatgatgtcatatgagatggaatattcctttggtcacTTTGGATCAGCTATCCTGGCAATGCCCCCTCCCCTCTTGGCTTCTtgggcacccagcagagcacgagaggctagaaaagtccttgactagaaAAAccactacctagcaacaactaaaacatcagtgtcttATCAACGCTGTTCTTATAGTAAGCGCAAAGAACCGCACTACGCGACTTGCAGTGAGGAATATTAACTcgatcccagctaaaaccatggtAAAATGCAATCCACATGGCTACAACCTCACAAgcagaagggccaccaagacacTCACAGAGCAAACCCAACGGGTAAGGCCACGCCTAAAGACTGCCTTAGCGACATGGTATCATAGCCAGCAGAGACCAAGAGCCATGGAAGGGGCAGCACCTCATGCCTGGCACACCTCAAAGAACAGACCAGCCTTCCACGGCGGTGAGGAAATGGTGCCCCATCTTCACAACGCACCCACAAACCACATCACACAAGTGCCATCACTTGACCTCACTGATGACACCCAACCTCCGCCACGCTTTGGTCATGTCTTCCAAATGCGATGACAAGCACCTTCCATTCGACTCCTACCAAATACTAACTCTCACTTAAAAGCTGCCGCCAGGGTCAAGAGGACACGTcctcaggaggagaggaaaggaaaagggagcgTTGCGGGAAGGAATCCACACCCCACCTCATTACCTCCCAGCCTCTGGCATGTAACAGCCACTTGCTGCAAAACACCGTCACGCACAAAGGCTGTCCCGCCCCTCAGGGACCAGCATAAAAGCCGGCCCAGCAcctctctccctcacacacGCTCCTCACACCATCTCCTCCATCGTCAACAAGGTGAGTCTgaacccccttcccctccttctcctgaCCCACTTCATCCGGCTCTTCCAGCACGCTCTGCCCCCAACTCAGCAGCCCTGACGCCTCCCCACCGCCACGCTCCCCACAGACACACAACACACCTCCACGCTCACTCGCCCTCCTGCAACATTGACCCTCGCACCCCCACGCCCCCACGCTTTCACAAGACCCTCTCTTCCAGGGACCCTCCACACCACACACATGGCCTGCTACGACCTCTGCCGCCCCTGCGGACCCACCCCGCTGGCTAACAGCTGCaacgagccctgtgtcaggcagtgcgaGGACTCCCACGTCGTCATCCAGCCCTCCACCGTGCAGGTCACCCTGCCAggacccatcctcagctccttcccacagaacaCCGCTGTTGGATCCtcctcttcagctgctgtgGGCAACGTCCTCGGCTCCCAGGGAGTGCCTGTCTCCTCCGGCCGCTTCGGCTACGGCTATGGCTTTGGAGGCCTGGGCTGCTACGGTGGCATAAGGGGCTGCTACCCCTGCTAAGGGCTCTTCACGTGGCACCTCCGGGCTCTTGGTGACAAGTAGACCTGTCCtccacagctcctcctctcaAGGCACCAAGCAAGGAAGTAGGGAAGGGGCCAACCCAGCCTGCCTGACTACATGACCCACGCACTTCCTCGTCTTGTCCTACTCCCTTTTTTGCATCACCCCTTCTGCTATCTCCTGTACTCACCGATGCAATCACTTGCTCACAAGATAAGGACCACTGGGGACCTCCGGTGTGCAAGGCTCGAAAATCTTGCTTCTCTGGCAAAATGTCTCTCACACACGGCACTACGGCTGATGGTTACATTACCTGCACTTCAGACTGCTTCCCTTCCACTTGGCGCTCCTGCCttttcactctctttttttccaacaaTAAAGTTCTCCTCATCCCAGCCTGAGAtgcctccttttcccttcttcaccCAAGGCTCCTCCAACCTGACCCAGCACAAAACCAGGCCTCAAGTTGCCTTTGGGGTGGGTGGAAAAGGGTCACAACACATGTCCTAGGaattgtgccagctggcacaaagATAAGTCTGTACAGGCCGTCACCGTGAGTGAGAAAGGGCCACAAGGCCTCTCCTACGAACACCACAACCAGCAACAGCACAGACTGGCACCTGGGGGCTGCTGGAATATGACATAAGCACTTTACAAGAAGGGCTGGCTGGAGTAGGTCGTCCAGGACCATGGCCACTCACGTGTCCACTATctctaaggatggagactccagcAACTCTTCCACtctttgaccaccctcacactGAAGAAGGCTTGCCTTCTTCGCCCATGGAATTCCACTTGTGCCGTGGGCCTCTTGTCCTGCCACTCATCACAAGCCTCTGGTGCGCAACCCTTCAAGGAATTctagaatagaatcattaagtttggaaaagacctctaagatcaccaattccaactgtcaacccaacacccccaggcctcctaaaccatgccctgaagtgccacgcctacactttttttaaacacctccagcgatggtgactccaccacctctctgggcagcctcttccaatgcctgaccacactttcagtaatacatttttcctaactTCCCCTTCCTGTCAcgcttgctctccagacccttccctggctccattgcccttctctggacaaaccccagcacctcaaggtccttcttgtcccacggagcccaaacctgagcccagcattcgagttgcggcctcaccagtgccgagcacaggggcacaatccctgccctgctcctgctggacacactaTTCCTCATACAAGCCCTGATtatgttggccttcttggtcacccggccacactgctggctcatgctcagacggctgtcagccagcacccccagggccttctccgacacgcagctttccagacactcttccccaagcctggagtGTTTCATACGGTTCTTGTGACCCAAGTgtaggacccagcacttggccttgttaagctcatacagttggcctcggcgcattgatccagcctgtccagaatcctctgcagagccttcccacCCTCaaacagatcaacactcccgcccaacttggtgtcgtctgcaaactcactgagggcaTACGCAATCCTCTCAACCaaatcactgataaagatattaaacaagcctggccccaacactgagccctggggaaccctgctcgtgaCTGGACGCCAACTGGATTCAgttccattcaccacaactctctgggctcggccatccagacacttttttacccagtgaagagaccacctgtctaagccatgagcctccagctgctctaggaggatgctgtgggagacagggTCAAAGGCCTCAACAAAGtgcaggtagataacatccacagcctctccctcatccactgggcgggtcacctggtcaaGAAAGAGATCAGGTAGGTCCAGCAAGAGGCTGCTtccatgaagccatgctggctgggcctgatcccttgttgtcctgcacatgcctggtgagcgcactcaggatgaactgctccataatcgtccccggtactgaggtcaggTGGCTGGCCAGTAGTTCCCCGCATCCTCCATCAGAGGTTCTGTTTGGAgaacaggaggctgaggggcgaccccattgctctctacagcttcctgaggaggagaggggcacggggaggtgctgagctcttctccctggcacCCAGTGAGAGGAATGATGGGAATGCTTCAAAGCCACATCAGGGGACTTTCGGAATTGACATTAGCAAACATTCCTgggagggtggtcaaacactcagacaggcttcctagagaggtggtcgatgccgcaagcctgtcagtgcttaagaggcatttggacaatgcccttaataacatgctttaacttttggtcagccctgaagtggtcaggcagttgggctAGAGGATCACTCTAGGTCCCTTCCAAGTGGACTCTTCCAAGTGGACTCTTCTAGTCCAGGCTAGGCAGCCTATTCTGCTTCCTCAACCCTTTGCCATGCAAGCCTTTGGCATGCAAGCCTTTGGCATGAAGCATCCCCTCAAGGTTTGGCATGAAAgcatcccctgcctgcctgcctctcccacTATACTTGGGCCTCTCACGGGACTCACCAGCTCTCCCAGAGCTCACCAGCCAGGCGCCCGCGCTGCAGCCTTCCCTCAccacagccagctgctccctcagCACCCTCAGCCATCAGCCAATCAGGACGCAGCTAACAACCTGCCCACCGGGGGTGCCTAACAGCCTGCCAATCGGGCGGCGGCTGACAGgcgccagctgctgcagcagatccTGGAAGTTTCCAGAAGGCTCCTGTCAGGACCCCAAAATCAACACGTCGGGCACAAGAAATCAAACATCTTCACCAAACGGCCCCCAGAACCGctgctgggaggggcgggggctGAATGAGGGGCTGAATGGCTAGAAATGCTGCTGACAACCGAACCAAAGGCCTCAGGCAAAAGCAGCTGGGGCACTTGGAGGCGTCAGGTGGAGGGAAAATGCCCTGATCTTATAACTAAAACATTGTCATCAATATGTACCTCAAGAAGGCACCATGCCTATCTTGCCCGTGCTGTGGGGTGCCAGGGACACATGGGCAGGGTCCACTTTCATGGTCCCCCTTTGCTGTTGTCCCCAGCCCAACCACCTCCAGACCTTGGCACACCATCTTCTCTCACAAAGCGGAGCCAGGAACCACCCACACAGTgttcctgtccccatccccagttGGCGCCAGGACCCTGGACAACCAAGGTGCCCAGGTCACCTTGCTGTGGGGTCCTCAGCTGACCCAATGCTGGACTAGGGTTGCACTCTCCGCCTGGCTGCACGGTCCCCATTCCGCCTACGTGGGAGCCCCTAGCCCATGGCCTCACCTTGCTATGGGGTCCCCAGATGATCCCTGCCAGGGGATCCCCACGCCACCATCCCCTCTGCGCTGCAGGGTCCCACAGTGCACGTGGTCTCCAGGCCACcatcctccctgcctcaggggCCATGCACCACCTCTACAGGGGACCCCAAGTCACCACCCCTCTGCACTGCGCTCACCATCCTCCTCACTGTGGGGACCCTGAGGCACAGCATGGGGCACCGAGCACCGGCCCCACGAACAAGCCTGTCACCCTGCTCAGCTCTGAAGATGGGCCTCAGTGCGGGGATGGCCGGGGCTGGACACCAGATGACTACCAAGATGCTCTGTCACTCCCTTTCCTCAACTGGAATGAAGATGACAAAAGGCTCCTGAGTCAACATAAGGACAGGGAGcgatcactcagcaattaccatcacgggcaaaacagacttgccTTGGGGAAATTAATGTAGTTTTTTGCTAAAAGTCAGAGTAGAGTAATgacaaatataaacaaaacctaaaacaccttccccacccctcccttcttccaagATTAACTTTACTCCTAATTTACTCCACCTCTTCCCCCGAGCagcgcagggggatggggaatgggggttgtggtcagttcatcacacggTGGTTCTGCTGCTCCTACTACCTCAGTGGGAGGACACCTCACATGCTTCCCTTTCTCCAGCACAGGGTCCCTCTCATGAAGACAGCCCTCAATTAACTTCTCCAACGTGGATCCTTCCCACAGtgtacagttcttcacaaaccGCTTCGGTATGGATCCGTTCCATGAGACTCAGACCTCCAGGAAGAGagtgctccagcgtgggtctcccacagggtcacaagctttgccagcaaacctgctccagtgtgagcTCCTCTCTGCacggggccacaggtcctgctaggagcctgctccagcacggcattcccacggggtcacagaCTCCATTGGACATGCACCTGCTCCGGTAGGAAGCCTCCAGGGGATGAAGGTGCATCTCTGCTCCACTGTAaatctccatgggctgcagggcaacagcctgcctcaccacggTCTTCCGCAGGGGCTACAGGTGGATGGATACCTGCCAgttggcattggctctatcggCCAttggggaagcttctagcagcttctcacagaagccacactGCACACCCCAGGACACTGCCAAAACCTTGCAATGTAAACACAGTTGACACATCTACAACCTCACAAGCAAGAGGAGCACCAAGGCATACACAGAGCACACAAAAAGGGAAACGCCAGGCCTAAACACACCTTAGTCACCTGGCAGCAAGGCCGGCACGGAGCAAATGCCATGGAAGGGGCAGTGGCTTACCCCCGGCACACCTCAGAAACCAGACTTCCAGGCTTCCAAAGAAATGGGGAGCCCTCTTCACAAAGCATCCACAAACCACATCACACAAGTGCCATGACATGACATCCCTGACGACACACCAACTCTCCAATGTTTTGGTCATGTCTGTCAAATCCCCTGACATGCACCTTCCACGTAAATCCTCCCAAATACCTACTCTCACTTAAAAGCTGCCGCCAGGGTCAAGAGGACACGTcctcaggaggagaggaaaggaaaagggagcgTTGCGGGAAGGAATCCACACCCCACCTCATTACCTCCCAGCCTCTGGCATGTAACAGCCACTTGCTGCAAAACACCGTCATGCACAAAGTCTGTCCCGCCCCTCAGGGACCAGCATAAAAGCTGGCCCAGCAcctctctccctcacacacTCTCCCTCACACACTCTCCTCCATCGTCAACAAGGTGAGTCTgaacccccttccccttcttcccctgaCCTACCTCATCCGGCTCTTCCAGCATACTGCGCCCCCAGCCTCAGCAGCCCTGATGCCTCCCCACTGCCACGCTCCCCACAGCCCTACAGTACAACTCCATGCTCCCTCACCCTCCTGCAACATTGACCCTCGCACCCCCATGCCCCTACGCTTTGTCAACACCCTCTCTTCCAGGGACCCTCCACACCACACACATGGCCTGCTACGACCTCTGCCGCCCCTGCGGACCCACCCCGCTGGCTAACAGCTGCaacgagccctgtgtcaggcagtgcgaGGACTCCCACGTCGTCATCCAGCCCTCCACCGTGCAGGTCACCCTGCCAggacccatcctcagctccttcccacagaacaCTGCTGTTGGATCCTCCTCATCGGCTGCCGTGGGCAACATCCTCGGCTCCCAGGGAGTGCCCGTCTCCTCCGGCCGCTTCGGCTACGGCTATGGCTTTGGAGGCCTGGGCTGCTACGGTGGCATAAGGGGCTGCTACCCCTGCTAAGGGCCCCTCACGTGGCACCTCCAGGCTCTTGCTGCCACGTGGACCTGCCCTCCACAGCACTTCCTTTCAAGGCACCAAGcaaggaagcagggaaggggccaacccagcctgcctgggcaCACGGCCCAcgcacctcctcctcttctcccacttccctcttTGCATCACCCCTTCTGTTATCTCCAGTACTCAGCGATGCAACCACTTGCTCACAAGCTAAGGACCACCGGGAACCTCTGGCGTGCCACTCCTAATACGGACCTCGAAATCTTGCTTCGCTGGCAAAATGACTCTCACACACAGCACCTCAGCTGACGGTTACGCTACCCGCACTTCAGGCTGCTTCCCTTCCACTCGGTGCTCCTGCCTCTTCACTCATTTTTCCATCAATAAAGTTCTCCTGCATCCCAACCTGTGAggtcttctcttccttctccttccaagACTCCTCCAACCTCACCCAGCACCAACCCCATGCAGAAGAGGCAGCGGGGTGGGAGGATTAGGGTCACAAGGCCTCCCCTAGGGATAGTACCACCACAGCCAATATCAGGAGTGCCTCTTGCCTGACAGGCATGCCAGCACCCTCCCACTCAAAAACACAGATACCCTGCCTGcctcacctcctcttcctcaccagcAAGCACTACTCGCACAGTCAACAACCCTCAAGACACTCACCTCTGATCAAGTTGGGCAGCTCTTGGGAGTCGAGGGAGGTTCTTGCTGACTCAGATCTAGACAACCTCATTCCAATTTCTAAAAAGAGGTGTGAGGGAAGACCCAGGAAACTCGAGTCCCGTTAGTCTAGCCTCAGCACCTgcaaaaattatggagaagctCCCACTGGATGTTGATGAATGCCTTTAAAGGACAGGCAGAAAAATCATCAGGACCAGACAACATGGGTCACTAAGTGAAGGTCCCACCTGACTAATTTCCTATCCTCTTATTATAAGCTCTCTTGTCTACAGGGACGAAGGGAAGGCCGTGGATGTAGTGTTTCAGGATTTTAGTAGGGCTTCTGATCGCGCCCCTCATAGCATCCTTCTGCACCAGTTGGCCAACTGTGAGATGAGCAGGTAGACGCTGCGCTGGGTGAAGGGCTGGCTCAACAGCAAGGCTCAAAGCGGGGGACAGTGAATGCGGTTACTTATGGGCTGCAACCCGTCGccagtggtgttcctcagggctccaTTCTAGGACCAATTCTGTTCAAGATCTTTATCAATGCACTGGATGAAGGAGTTGAAGGCACCATTAtcaagtttgctgatggtacCAAAGTGGGAGGTGCTGTTGGCTCTCCtgagggacaagaggccttgcagagggatctagagaGACTGGAGCATTGGGCAACCATCGCTGGCACGAAATTTAACCAGTGCAAATGCCGGCTTCTGCACCTGGCATGGAGTAACACTGGACACAAGGCcagactgggagaggagtggctggagagcagccctgcaggaaggggtctgtgggtgctggctgacagcaggcTCGAGGGGAGTCAgcggtgtgccctggcagccaagggggcAAACCCTACactggggtgcatcaaacacagcacacCCATCTTCCTGCAGGAGGTGATTATCCCGCTGTACGCAGGATTGCTGTGGCCTCCCCTCAagtcctgtgtgcagttctgggccccaccaCTTCAGAAGGATGTGAAAGACCTTGAATACAtgcagaggagggcaacaaagctggtgacaggCTGGAAGGCCCGTCCTGTGAGGGGCGGCTAAGGACAATGGGCTTGTCtactttggagaaaaggaggctgagggagaacctcattgctctctccAGCTTCCGGAGCAGGAAAAGGGGCGAGGGAGGtgctgagttcttctccgtgggatccagtgacaggatTTGTGGGAATGCTTCAAAGCCGcattcaggttcctcaggtggtcacaaacctgatctccccttacagtgggaggggctttaccCCCCTGGTCCCCATCCTGCGGTCCATATAGTCCAGATGGAGCAGCGAAGACTGAAGTCTTCAGTGAAGTCTTCttccagtgaagactgaggcagaaatctgttgagtacctcagccttctcctcatctcttGATAGATACTAGGTCACCATTCTTGTTCTTTGGGGGGGTACGCTCTCTTTAACCTTCCTTTACTGGTTGACATACTTACAGAATCCCTTCtggttattctttgcatcccttaccaaattcagctccagccacaccttggccctcctgaatccatccctacacaaccggTCTGTACggctgttttgtttctctctgtagAGTtgcttctctcacatattctcgCTCCTCTCCTCTGGCTCCTGTTGCGCAGCAGTTTTTccacttttcaaatatgttatcccagaagCACTACCACCGTCACTGCTTGTGCCGGCCTTTGCCTGCAGTGGATCCCTCTTAGAGCCAGGCGGCACTGGGTCTATCAGCCATGGGCAAGAGTCCTGTATGCTGTCGCAGAAGCCACCCTGTAGCCCCCAggccactaccaaaaccttgcaattgtcatggtttagccccagtcagcaactggtcaccacacagccgctcgctcactcccccccgtCACCTCTGGGAAGGGAGACAATTGGAAGAGACACAGTAAGAAATCCcatgggttcagataagaacagtttaataattgtaATAAGACAGTAATGGTAATAGTAATAAAAGAATATCATTCAAAGGAAAGtaacaagagagaaagagagaggtgaaaccttgggaggatgggggaaaaaaccaaagaccAAGTAATGCAAAGCATACCACCTACCAAACATCACCGCAGGTCCACGAGCTGAGATTGTAGCTGCAACTGGCCATCTTCCCCAGTCAgactgggcatgatgtcatatgagatggaatattcctttggtcacTTTGGATCAGCTATCCTGGCAATGCCCCCTCCCCTCTTGGCTTCTtgggcacccagcagagcacgagaggctagaaaagtccttgactagaaAAAccactacctagcaacaactaaaacatcagtgtcttATCAACGCTGTTCTTATAGTAAGCGCAAAGAACCGCACTACGCGACTTGCAGTGAGGAATATTAACTcgatcccagctaaaaccatggtAAAATGCAATCCACATGGCTACAACCTCACAAgcagaagggccaccaagacacTCACAGAGCAAACCCAACGGGTAAGGCCACGCCTAAAGACTGCCTTAGCGACATGGTATCATAGCCAGCAGAGACCAAGTGCCATGGAAGGGGCAGCACCTCATGCCTGGCACACCTCAAAGAACAGACCAGCCTTCCACGGCGGTGAGGAAATGGTGCCCCATCTTCACAACGCACCCACAAACCACATCACACAAGTGCCATCACTTGACCTCACTGACGAAACCCAACCTCCGCCACGCTTTGGTCTTGTCTTCCAAATGCGATGACAAGCACCTTCCATTCAACTCCTACCAAATACTAACTCTCGCTTAAAAGCTGCCGCCAGGGTCAAGAGGACACGTcctcaggaggagaggaaaggaaaagggagcgTTGCGGGAAGGAATCCACACCCCACCTCATTACCTCCCAGCCTCTGGCATGTAACAGCCACTTGCTGCAAAACACCGTCATGCACAAAGTCTGTCCCGCCCCTCAGGGACCAGCATAAAAGCCGGCCCAGCAcctctctccctcacacacGCTCCTCACACCATCTCCTCCATCGTCAACAAGGTGAGTCTgaacccccttcccctccttctcctgaCCCACTTCATCCGGCTCTTCCAGCATGCTCTGCCCCCATCCTCAGCAGCCCTGATGCCTCCCCACTGCCACGCTCCCCACAGCCCTACAGTACAACTCCATGCTCACTCGCCCTCCTGCAACACCACCCCTCGCACCCCCACGCCCCTACGCTTTCTCAACACCCTCTCTTCCAGGGACCCTCCACACCACACACATGGCCTGCTACGACCTCTGCCGCCCCTGCGGACCCACCCCGCTGGCTAACAGCTGCaacgagccctgtgtcaggcagtgcgaGGACTCCCACGTCGTCATCCAGCCCTCCACCGTGCAGGTCACCCTGCCAGGACCCATCCTCAGCTCTTTCCCACAGAACACTGCTGTTGGATCCTCCTCATCGGCTGCCGTGGGCAACATCCTCGGCTCCCAGGGAGTGCCCGTCTCCTCCGGCCGATTTGGCTACGGCTATGGCTTTGGAGGCCTGGGCTGCTACGGTGGCATAAGGGGCTGCTACCCCTGCTAAGGGCCCCTCACGTGGCACCTCCAGGCTCTTGCTGCCACGTGGACCTGCCCTCCACAGCTCTTCCTCTCAAGGCACCAAGcaaggaagcagggaaggggccAACCCAGCCTGCCTGACTACATGACCCACACACCTCCTCATCTTGTCCTACTCCCTTTTTTGCATCGCCCCTTCTGTTATCTCCTGTACTCACCGATGCAATCACTTGCTCACAAGGTAAGGACCAACGGGGACCTCCGGTGTGCAAGGCTCGAAAATCTTGCTTCTCTGGCAAAATGTCTCTCACACACGGCACTACG contains the following coding sequences:
- the LOC142054049 gene encoding feather keratin-like; this translates as MACYDLCRPCGPTPLANSCNEPCVRQCEDSHVVIQPSTVQVTLPGPILSSFPQNTAVGSSSSAAVGNVLGSQGVPVSSGRFGYGYGFGGLGCYGGIRGCYPC
- the LOC142054050 gene encoding feather keratin-like, translating into MACYDLCRPCGPTPLANSCNEPCVRQCEDSHVVIQPSTVQVTLPGPILSSFPQNTAVGSSSSAAVGNILGSQGVPVSSGRFGYGYGFGGLGCYGGIRGCYPC
- the LOC142054051 gene encoding feather keratin-like, coding for MACYDLCRPCGPTPLANSCNEPCVRQCEDSHVVIQPSTVQVTLPGPILSSFPQNTAVGSSSSAAVGNILGSQGVPVSSGRFGYGYGFGGLGCYGGIRGCYPC